The Magnolia sinica isolate HGM2019 chromosome 10, MsV1, whole genome shotgun sequence genome includes a window with the following:
- the LOC131258393 gene encoding jasmonate-induced oxygenase 4-like: MASYGVVENMFVQELARNGQDPPLPYIAREDDRPTNVSSPASPIPAVDLELLFSSDGDSQTSEMYKLRSALHSWGLFQAIGHGIPSSLIDDVGKIAREFFHLPTEEKRKYSKAVWREGNETDEIAIEGQVIEWCDHLYLQVLPEDERDLSCWPENPSSLREILNEYTKKIKVVIEVTLKAMAKLLDLEEDYFIKQIGDKATTFARFNYYPRCSRPDLVLGIKSHSDGSRITILLPDQMVDGLEVLKDGQWVNVHAIPYALIINVGDQMEIMSNGIFKSPVHRVVTNSEKERISLVMFLVVDGEKEIGPADGLIDEDKGQPRLYKKLKVKEYLEVFYRNSLQGKRSIDWAKV, from the exons ATGGCTTCTTACGGTGTTGTGGAGAATATGTTTGTCCAAGAGCTTGCCAGGAATGGACAAGATCCACCCCTTCCATACATCGCAAGGGAAGATGACAGACCAACGAATGTTTCTTCTCCGGCTTCTCCCATCCCAGCCGTAGATCTTGAGTTGCTTTTCTCCTCGGATGGTGATTCACAGACGAGTGAGATGTACAAGCTGAGATCTGCTCTCCATTCGTGGGGCTTGTTTCAg GCAATTGGTCATGGAATTCCGAGTTCATTAATCGATGATGTGGGTAAAATAGCAAGAGAATTCTTTCATCTTCCAACAGAGGAGAAAAGAAAGTACTCTAAAGCAGTTTGGCGTGAAGGAAATGAGACTGATGAAATTGCTATAGAAGGCCAAGTCATTGAATGGTGTGACCACCTTTACTTACAGGTACTACCAGAAGATGAGAGGGATTTGTCGTGTTGGCCTGAAAATCCAAGCTCTCTCAg GGAAATCTTGAATGAATATACAAAGAAGATAAAGGTGGTGATTGAGGTAACCCTTAAAGCCATGGCAAAGTTGTTGGATTTGGAAGAGGACTACTTTATAAAGCAGATCGGGGACAAGGCTACAACGTTCGCGAGGTTTAACTACTACCCACGTTGTTCGCGGCCTGATCTTGTTCTTGGTATCAAATCCCATTCGGATGGAAGCAGAATCACCATTCTTTTGCCGGATCAAATGGTGGACGGTCTTGAGGTCCTCAAAGATGGCCAGTGGGTCAACGTTCATGCCATTCCCTATGCTCTCATCATCAATGTAGGCGACCAAATGGAG ATAATGAGCAATGGAATTTTCAAGAGCCCGGTGCATCGAGTGGTGACAAATTCAGAGAAGGAAAGGATCTCTTTGGTCATGTTTTTAGTAGTTGATGGGGAAAAAGAGATCGGCCCTGCAGATGGATTGATTGATGAGGACAAGGGGCAGCCGAGATTGTACAAGAAGTTGAAGGTGAAAGAATATCTTGAAGTCTTCTACCGAAACTCTTTGCAAGGAAAGAGATCAATCGATTGGGCCAAAGTTTGA